A single window of Chitinophaga sp. XS-30 DNA harbors:
- the dapF gene encoding diaminopimelate epimerase gives MNIHFYKYQGTGNDFVIVDNRNGEYSALTTEQIAHLCDRRFGIGADGLMMLETEADYDFKMKYYNADGREGSMCGNGGRCLTAFARQMGISKPELRFIAVDGPHEARLRENGWVDLKMQDVQQVEAGNLYFYLNTGSPHFVKFVTDVQEVDVYEEGRSIRYNDRFAAEGTNVNFVQEVDNGIFVRTYERGVEDETFSCGTGVTAAALTSAPEEPGAYIIPVETLGGHLEVRFTRTGERSYSDIWLCGPATLVFEGNIKI, from the coding sequence ATGAACATTCATTTCTATAAATACCAGGGCACGGGCAACGATTTTGTGATCGTAGACAACCGGAACGGGGAATACAGCGCCCTGACCACGGAACAGATCGCACACCTGTGCGACCGGCGCTTCGGTATCGGGGCGGACGGGCTGATGATGCTGGAAACGGAAGCGGATTACGATTTCAAGATGAAATATTATAACGCGGATGGCCGCGAAGGCAGCATGTGCGGCAATGGCGGCCGCTGCCTTACCGCGTTCGCCCGCCAGATGGGGATCAGCAAACCCGAACTGCGGTTCATCGCAGTGGACGGTCCGCATGAGGCCCGCCTCCGCGAAAACGGCTGGGTAGACCTCAAAATGCAGGATGTGCAGCAGGTGGAAGCCGGCAACCTTTATTTTTATCTCAATACCGGCTCCCCGCACTTCGTGAAATTCGTGACCGATGTGCAGGAAGTGGATGTGTACGAAGAAGGGCGCAGCATCCGGTATAACGACCGTTTTGCCGCCGAAGGCACCAATGTGAACTTTGTACAGGAAGTGGACAACGGCATTTTTGTACGCACCTACGAACGTGGCGTGGAAGATGAGACCTTCTCCTGCGGCACGGGCGTTACCGCCGCGGCACTGACCTCAGCGCCGGAGGAACCGGGGGCATACATCATCCCCGTGGAAACCCTCGGCGGGCACCTGGAAGTACGTTTTACCCGTACCGGCGAGCGCAGCTACAGCGACATCTGGCTCTGCGGTCCTGCCACGCTGGTATTTGAAGGAAATATTAAAATTTGA
- a CDS encoding nucleoside phosphorylase — MTTTIAESELILNSRGAVYHLDLRPEELAPTIITVGDPDRVKAVSKHFDRTEGTYQHREFVTHTGYIGEKRISVVSTGIGTDNIDIVLNELDALANIDLSTRTVKETPVSLQIIRLGTAGSLQESIPVDSFVVSSHGLGLDNLLPFYTYQNTPGELQLLEAFRGQTRMQPSAVRPYLIEASAELLGHFTEGFHTGITVTCPGFYAPQGRVLRGALSHPELIDQLTRFNFENRHITNFEMETAGIYGLGRVLGHQCLSVSAIVANRMSKQFSSDGNAAVERMITKALEIIAGIA, encoded by the coding sequence ATGACCACAACCATAGCCGAATCCGAACTGATACTCAACTCCCGCGGTGCCGTGTACCACCTGGACCTCCGCCCCGAAGAACTGGCGCCCACCATCATCACCGTAGGTGACCCCGACCGGGTAAAAGCCGTTTCAAAGCATTTCGACCGTACCGAAGGTACGTATCAGCACCGCGAATTTGTCACACATACCGGATATATCGGGGAAAAACGCATTTCCGTGGTATCCACCGGCATTGGTACCGATAATATAGACATTGTCCTCAACGAACTGGACGCCCTCGCCAACATCGATCTGAGCACCCGTACGGTGAAGGAAACGCCTGTTTCCCTGCAGATCATCCGCCTCGGCACTGCCGGCTCCCTGCAGGAGAGCATCCCGGTAGACAGTTTTGTGGTATCGTCCCACGGCCTGGGGCTGGACAACCTCCTGCCCTTCTACACCTATCAGAACACGCCCGGGGAGCTGCAGCTGCTGGAAGCCTTCCGGGGACAGACCAGGATGCAACCCAGCGCGGTAAGGCCTTACCTGATAGAAGCATCGGCCGAACTGCTGGGGCATTTCACCGAAGGCTTTCACACGGGCATCACCGTTACCTGTCCGGGTTTCTACGCCCCGCAGGGCAGGGTGCTGCGCGGCGCGCTCTCCCATCCGGAACTGATAGATCAGCTGACCCGTTTCAACTTCGAGAACCGCCATATCACCAACTTTGAGATGGAAACAGCGGGCATTTACGGCCTGGGGCGCGTACTGGGGCATCAATGCCTGTCCGTCAGCGCCATCGTGGCCAACCGCATGAGCAAACAATTCAGCAGTGATGGCAATGCTGCGGTGGAGCGGATGATCACAAAGGCGCTGGAGATCATTGCCGGGATCGCCTGA
- a CDS encoding RNA polymerase sigma factor, protein MRSSLSQHVDNWYALFHVHLIHVATRWGYGEDESRDLVQQFFLELLQKNMEAAAVMEPKAYLTRAFTRKLIDHYRHTKHMQQKAGFIDTTAYEPSVLESLVRTQADEELLASIRTAYKRLPARCQKVIRLKYYEGLTTEQIAERTGLNTRTVYNNLYEGIKALRIELKRAHPRLKFAAVFSFLPLL, encoded by the coding sequence ATGCGTTCAAGTCTCTCACAACACGTTGATAACTGGTATGCGCTGTTCCACGTTCACCTGATCCATGTCGCCACCCGCTGGGGATATGGGGAGGACGAAAGCCGGGACCTGGTGCAACAATTTTTCCTGGAGTTGCTGCAGAAGAATATGGAGGCTGCCGCCGTAATGGAACCCAAAGCATATCTTACCCGTGCATTCACCCGCAAACTGATAGATCATTACCGGCATACGAAGCATATGCAGCAGAAGGCTGGTTTCATCGATACTACGGCCTATGAACCCTCTGTGCTGGAAAGCCTTGTGCGCACCCAGGCGGACGAAGAGTTGCTGGCTTCCATCAGGACGGCTTACAAGCGCCTTCCTGCGCGCTGCCAAAAAGTGATCCGCCTGAAATATTACGAGGGGCTTACCACGGAGCAGATCGCGGAGCGTACAGGTCTCAATACCAGGACGGTTTACAATAACCTCTATGAAGGCATCAAAGCGCTCCGGATAGAGCTGAAGCGGGCTCATCCGCGCCTGAAGTTTGCCGCGGTGTTTTCATTCCTGCCGCTGCTTTAA
- a CDS encoding FecR family protein, with protein MPDRLEIEQLVIDDTFINYCYRRSPADTAYWEDYLSRHPEEAATLTEARELVLGLSLMLLESTEETPVTEPEVMPMYDATRKRNIRRTMAVAASVAAVTVVAFFLFRSKNIVEPSAAQNYLFTTALAEKRTVKLPDSSTVILNAGSELLVDRAFGRSNRSVSLKGEALFHVEHDAAMPFIVQVDGYDVKVLGTVFNVKAYPEEKKSETSLISGKVAIYLKHTASAYKTLSPKEKFVISKDIQKLPAPGPEPADVQPPSTAIMPLSYNRNQVNLETAWSENQLVFENETFWDIRDKLERWFDVKIIFEDKISRQYSFTATFEKENIYQVMKALQASYGFKYSINGKEIKISHQNRVNK; from the coding sequence ATGCCCGATCGTTTAGAGATAGAACAACTGGTGATAGATGATACTTTCATCAATTATTGTTACCGCAGGAGTCCCGCGGATACTGCTTACTGGGAAGATTACCTTTCCCGGCATCCGGAAGAGGCGGCAACGCTCACGGAAGCCCGTGAGCTGGTGCTGGGCCTTTCTCTCATGCTCCTTGAGTCAACAGAAGAAACACCTGTAACGGAACCGGAGGTAATGCCAATGTATGACGCCACCAGGAAACGGAATATCCGGAGAACCATGGCAGTAGCAGCTTCTGTGGCTGCGGTCACCGTAGTGGCTTTTTTCCTTTTCCGGAGCAAAAATATCGTTGAGCCTTCAGCAGCACAAAATTATCTCTTTACAACAGCCCTTGCGGAGAAACGTACCGTGAAGTTGCCGGACAGTTCTACCGTGATCCTGAATGCTGGTTCTGAGTTGCTGGTAGACAGGGCTTTTGGCCGCAGCAACCGTTCTGTGAGCCTGAAAGGGGAAGCGCTGTTCCATGTAGAGCATGATGCCGCTATGCCATTCATTGTTCAGGTAGATGGATATGACGTAAAGGTACTGGGTACTGTATTTAATGTGAAGGCTTATCCGGAGGAAAAGAAAAGCGAGACTTCCCTCATCAGCGGAAAGGTGGCCATCTATTTAAAACATACCGCATCTGCTTATAAAACATTATCGCCAAAGGAAAAATTCGTCATCAGCAAAGACATCCAAAAACTTCCGGCACCCGGCCCGGAACCCGCCGATGTGCAGCCGCCATCCACCGCCATTATGCCGCTTTCCTACAACCGCAACCAGGTGAACCTGGAAACCGCCTGGTCAGAGAACCAGCTGGTATTTGAAAATGAGACCTTTTGGGATATCCGGGATAAACTGGAACGCTGGTTTGATGTAAAGATCATATTTGAGGATAAGATATCCCGGCAATACAGCTTCACCGCCACATTTGAAAAGGAAAATATCTACCAGGTCATGAAAGCGCTGCAGGCTTCTTATGGATTCAAGTACAGCATCAACGGAAAAGAAATAAAGATCAGTCACCAAAATCGCGTCAATAAATAA
- a CDS encoding SusC/RagA family TonB-linked outer membrane protein: MKLTMALLLLTTLQVTAYEGNSQDRVSVDFQNTKLTRALKEVERKSQYRFVFSNLVLNEHLKITVDARNMPVMDLLTQMLTGTGLIFDRLENNLVVIKKDENSLAQITVKGKVTDSRGIPLPGVSVVSGPRTGTVTNETGEYTIRIDERGTLTFSYIGYAAQAIPVNNQTTINVILLESKDTELNEVVVVGYGTMNKRDLTGAVTNLGQRDLIAGSVSPLLAIQGKVPGLTVLSTNGTDPNAGLSLQLRGVNSINAGMGPLVVIDGIPGGNINTVVKEDIESISVLRDASAAAIYGTRASGGVILITTKKAKAGTVRATFTSELFMESIRKRPESLTPEEFVANDMGTDLGHKTDWYDEVTNQSPFSQRYVLNLNGGTENAQIYASFMARDAVGMAIESRRKETGGRVNTYFRFFDGVAELTTNISYIQANADFSDNGIFNMALTMNPTETPYDASDVTGYNILLGGYDYFNPLAEVKLRKDQGQFKYLLASSTLKINITKDLYASGMIALKNDTEHRNFYRSAQHRISRNDNIDGNASQSYSRWNDRTLELTLNYNKSIGHHSINAVGGYTYQDFNGQGFSANNSDFPVDGIADNDMGTGTWLADGRAGIGSWKSATVKLIAFFGRVNYTFKDRYILTASLRHEGSSKFAKGNQWGNFPGISAAWRVSEESFLKGSSIVNNLKIRGGYGATGNEGFNANVATRVYGPDTWWLVDGEWLRTYGVLHNQNPDIRWEVKKEFNIGLDFALFDNRLHGRVDFYKRRVDDMIYDVSVSQPPAIHDKTSINVGNMENKGYEFELNWNAVKNTDWSYTTGIVASANRSTLTTLDGGQTFSDRKSFPAPGNPGSAVRLYPGEDIGRFFIWRFAGFTDEGEWMLYDRSGKAFDVTAQAKKIEDKVFIGNAIPKLILSWNHSVTWKNFDAGVYMRSWIGHDVYNMINMYYSLPNVRGQNVLREAFGKHKDIHGEKELSDYWLEKGSFLKMDALNFGYTFRPQAVKPLKGLRLYVTARDLFVLTNYSGLDPEVNINGLEPGFEERNVYPKTRTFMFGLQANF; this comes from the coding sequence ATGAAACTGACAATGGCATTGTTGCTGCTTACCACATTGCAGGTTACGGCGTACGAAGGAAACTCACAGGACAGGGTCAGTGTGGATTTCCAGAATACCAAACTTACCCGTGCATTGAAGGAAGTGGAGCGTAAGTCCCAGTACCGGTTTGTGTTCAGTAACCTGGTGCTGAACGAACATCTAAAGATCACTGTGGATGCCAGAAATATGCCCGTGATGGACTTGCTGACGCAGATGTTGACGGGTACCGGTCTCATTTTTGACCGGTTGGAAAATAACCTCGTGGTGATCAAAAAAGATGAAAACTCGCTGGCGCAGATCACCGTGAAGGGAAAAGTGACGGATAGCAGGGGGATACCGCTTCCCGGCGTCAGCGTTGTGTCCGGCCCCCGCACCGGTACCGTAACGAATGAAACGGGAGAATACACCATCCGGATAGACGAAAGAGGCACACTTACTTTCAGTTATATCGGTTATGCTGCGCAGGCCATCCCTGTGAACAATCAGACCACCATCAACGTCATCTTACTGGAAAGCAAGGATACCGAGTTGAATGAAGTGGTAGTAGTGGGGTATGGTACCATGAACAAAAGGGACCTCACCGGCGCTGTTACCAATCTGGGGCAGCGTGACCTCATTGCCGGATCTGTATCGCCGCTGCTGGCTATCCAGGGAAAGGTACCCGGTCTCACCGTATTATCCACGAATGGAACAGATCCCAACGCCGGGTTATCCCTGCAACTTCGCGGGGTGAACTCCATTAATGCGGGCATGGGCCCTCTCGTGGTAATAGATGGTATCCCCGGTGGCAACATCAATACCGTCGTGAAAGAAGATATTGAATCCATCAGCGTGCTGCGCGATGCTTCCGCTGCCGCTATTTACGGCACCCGGGCTTCCGGTGGCGTGATCCTCATCACCACCAAAAAAGCAAAGGCCGGCACCGTGCGGGCGACCTTCACCAGCGAATTATTTATGGAATCCATCCGTAAAAGACCAGAATCCCTCACCCCGGAAGAATTTGTTGCCAACGATATGGGAACGGACCTGGGGCATAAAACGGACTGGTACGACGAAGTGACCAATCAATCCCCCTTCAGCCAGCGCTATGTGCTGAACCTGAATGGCGGCACGGAGAATGCACAGATCTATGCGTCTTTCATGGCCCGCGATGCGGTGGGTATGGCCATCGAATCCAGAAGAAAAGAAACTGGCGGGCGTGTGAATACCTATTTCCGCTTTTTTGACGGGGTGGCAGAGCTGACCACGAATATCAGCTACATACAGGCAAATGCTGATTTCAGCGATAACGGGATATTTAATATGGCGCTGACAATGAACCCAACGGAAACACCTTACGATGCGTCCGATGTAACCGGCTACAACATACTGTTGGGGGGGTATGATTATTTCAATCCGCTGGCGGAAGTAAAGCTGCGGAAAGACCAGGGGCAATTCAAATACCTGCTGGCAAGCTCTACGCTGAAGATCAATATTACAAAGGACTTGTATGCTTCCGGTATGATTGCGCTCAAGAATGATACCGAGCACAGGAATTTCTATCGCTCTGCGCAGCACCGCATTTCCCGTAACGATAATATTGACGGTAATGCCAGCCAGTCTTACAGCCGCTGGAATGACCGCACATTGGAGCTGACCCTGAACTATAATAAGTCCATCGGCCATCACAGCATAAATGCCGTAGGCGGATATACTTACCAGGATTTCAATGGCCAGGGCTTCAGCGCCAATAACTCGGACTTTCCGGTAGACGGCATTGCAGACAATGATATGGGCACCGGCACCTGGCTGGCTGACGGCCGCGCGGGTATTGGTTCCTGGAAGAGTGCCACCGTGAAGCTGATCGCTTTTTTCGGCAGGGTGAACTATACTTTCAAAGACCGTTATATACTCACTGCATCATTGCGGCATGAAGGATCTTCGAAGTTTGCCAAAGGCAACCAATGGGGTAATTTCCCCGGTATATCTGCAGCATGGCGTGTTTCAGAAGAAAGCTTCCTGAAAGGCTCATCCATCGTAAATAACCTGAAGATCCGTGGGGGATACGGCGCTACCGGTAATGAAGGATTCAATGCCAATGTTGCTACCCGCGTGTACGGTCCTGATACCTGGTGGCTTGTTGACGGTGAATGGCTGCGCACCTACGGTGTGTTGCATAACCAGAATCCCGACATCCGCTGGGAAGTAAAAAAGGAATTTAATATCGGGCTTGATTTTGCATTGTTTGATAATCGCCTTCATGGCCGTGTAGACTTCTACAAACGTAGGGTGGATGATATGATCTATGATGTGAGTGTTTCCCAGCCGCCTGCTATTCACGATAAAACCAGCATCAATGTGGGCAATATGGAAAACAAAGGGTATGAGTTTGAGCTGAACTGGAACGCGGTAAAAAACACGGACTGGAGCTATACTACAGGCATCGTGGCATCTGCCAACCGCAGTACGCTTACTACACTGGATGGCGGGCAGACGTTTTCAGACCGTAAATCCTTTCCCGCTCCGGGTAACCCCGGCAGTGCCGTGCGCCTCTATCCCGGGGAAGATATCGGCCGCTTTTTTATCTGGCGTTTTGCCGGTTTTACGGATGAAGGGGAGTGGATGCTGTACGATCGGTCAGGAAAAGCTTTTGATGTGACCGCACAGGCCAAGAAGATCGAAGACAAAGTGTTCATCGGTAATGCCATTCCAAAACTGATCCTGTCATGGAATCATTCCGTGACCTGGAAAAATTTTGATGCGGGTGTTTACATGCGCAGCTGGATCGGGCATGATGTGTACAACATGATCAACATGTATTACAGCCTTCCGAATGTACGCGGGCAAAACGTGCTGCGCGAAGCATTCGGCAAACACAAAGATATTCATGGGGAAAAAGAGTTGAGCGACTACTGGCTGGAGAAAGGCTCTTTCCTGAAAATGGATGCGCTCAACTTCGGCTATACTTTCCGGCCGCAAGCCGTGAAACCGCTGAAAGGACTGCGCCTGTACGTTACCGCGCGCGATCTGTTCGTGCTGACCAATTACAGCGGGCTTGATCCTGAAGTAAACATCAACGGGCTTGAACCCGGTTTTGAAGAGCGGAACGTGTACCCGAAAACACGTACGTTCATGTTTGGCCTGCAGGCAAATTTCTGA
- a CDS encoding RagB/SusD family nutrient uptake outer membrane protein encodes MKKIFGTRIIAAIVLLLGACTNLDQEFHDRVTPGTFFKSEKDIKAALYRPFTHARWYLGEDRWNLQEYTADQFAITTKGRHWYNGGENERFHYHRWTPDDGWIWGTWRGTLMGVALALDAKQDLEKLDYTKFALTQEDKDDHVNQLNTLIAFFYLRGLDFFGGLPVFESLEGESLPRSTDKETFAHVEKLLKEAILKLPNKKAGDKEEGAFRQAGAAALLARLYFNAEAYIGQPMFAECKKICQDILAKQYGDYSLDPTWYGPHTFKNNESPEIIWSIPSEFNKLQYNWFFSVFYHYNTAKYFDVDGGLNNGAHLTPSRKPTGELYAEYKLGSPYEKYNDLDLRKRSYKYLGGGNYEGMFIVGPHLTPAGDVIVGGEEYKNLPMVFVDQVGRFSEVGPGKRYASISELPSKMSEGEENTGVRIVKVPIPNNTDKSLRWGADNPAIRLTEIQYMLAECLMRDNDKGGAALLINEVRKRNFEGGVDPDPVTAGNLDEYRMLDEWGIEFLAEGRRRTDLIRWKKFTTASWWDHAPSDAHFNRFPVPTQAISGNNNLEQNDGYN; translated from the coding sequence ATGAAAAAAATATTTGGCACCAGGATTATAGCAGCCATCGTGCTCTTATTGGGAGCATGTACAAACCTTGACCAGGAGTTTCACGACCGGGTAACACCCGGAACATTCTTTAAAAGCGAGAAGGATATCAAAGCCGCATTGTATCGCCCTTTTACCCACGCCCGCTGGTACCTTGGTGAGGACCGCTGGAACCTACAGGAATATACGGCGGACCAGTTTGCCATTACCACCAAAGGCCGCCACTGGTATAATGGCGGAGAGAATGAACGTTTTCATTATCACCGCTGGACGCCGGATGACGGATGGATCTGGGGCACCTGGCGCGGTACACTCATGGGTGTAGCGCTCGCGCTGGATGCGAAGCAGGATCTTGAGAAACTGGACTATACAAAATTCGCATTGACGCAGGAGGATAAAGATGATCATGTGAACCAGCTCAATACACTCATTGCATTCTTCTACCTGAGAGGGCTTGATTTCTTTGGCGGACTGCCGGTGTTTGAATCGCTGGAAGGAGAATCCCTTCCCCGTAGTACCGACAAAGAAACATTCGCGCATGTGGAAAAGCTGTTGAAGGAAGCGATCCTGAAATTGCCGAATAAAAAGGCCGGTGACAAGGAAGAAGGCGCTTTCCGGCAGGCCGGTGCGGCCGCATTGCTGGCAAGGCTCTATTTTAATGCGGAAGCCTATATCGGTCAGCCTATGTTTGCGGAATGCAAAAAGATTTGCCAGGATATCCTGGCCAAACAATATGGAGACTACAGCCTGGACCCGACATGGTACGGGCCCCATACGTTCAAAAATAACGAATCGCCGGAAATCATCTGGTCCATTCCCTCTGAATTCAACAAGCTCCAGTATAACTGGTTCTTCAGTGTTTTCTACCATTACAATACGGCAAAATATTTTGATGTGGATGGTGGGCTCAACAACGGCGCACATCTCACACCGTCCAGGAAGCCGACAGGAGAGCTGTACGCCGAATACAAGCTGGGTTCCCCCTATGAAAAATACAATGACCTCGATCTCCGGAAAAGATCTTACAAATACCTGGGCGGCGGAAATTATGAAGGTATGTTCATCGTAGGCCCGCACCTGACGCCTGCGGGAGATGTGATCGTTGGCGGGGAAGAGTATAAAAATCTGCCGATGGTATTCGTAGACCAGGTAGGCCGCTTTTCGGAAGTTGGTCCCGGTAAACGCTATGCATCCATCAGTGAGTTGCCATCCAAAATGTCAGAAGGAGAGGAAAATACCGGCGTCAGGATAGTGAAAGTGCCTATCCCGAACAATACGGACAAAAGTCTTCGCTGGGGGGCTGACAATCCCGCCATCCGGCTGACGGAAATTCAATACATGCTGGCGGAATGCCTGATGCGTGACAACGACAAAGGCGGCGCCGCACTATTGATCAATGAAGTGCGGAAACGCAATTTTGAGGGAGGTGTAGACCCGGACCCGGTTACCGCCGGCAACCTGGATGAATATCGTATGCTGGATGAATGGGGGATTGAGTTCCTGGCAGAAGGCCGTCGCAGAACAGACCTGATCCGCTGGAAGAAATTCACCACTGCTTCCTGGTGGGATCATGCACCTTCAGATGCGCATTTTAACAGGTTCCCGGTGCCTACACAGGCGATATCCGGTAATAATAACCTGGAGCAGAACGACGGTTACAACTGA
- a CDS encoding DUF1080 domain-containing protein, with the protein MHRIKSLLVSSAILFPVFHAVAQEAKPQDTEVWEPVPAIVTLGTAASAPSDAIVLFDGRNLDSWVSDKGGAAPWTIKDGAMTVAKGKGGIKTKETFEDFQLHIEFRTPEVVKGEGQGRGNSGIFLQEFYELQVLDNYNNKTYSNGQVGSIYKQAIPLANPSRKPGEWQTYDVIWTAPRFNEDGSLKSPARVTALLNNVLVQNNFELLGKTLYIGKPFYEKHGAKSIALQDHGDLVSFRNIWVRKL; encoded by the coding sequence ATGCATCGTATCAAATCTTTACTGGTATCAAGCGCCATCCTGTTCCCGGTTTTCCATGCCGTTGCCCAGGAGGCCAAGCCGCAGGACACGGAAGTATGGGAGCCCGTTCCCGCCATTGTAACGCTCGGAACCGCCGCATCCGCCCCCTCAGACGCTATCGTGCTGTTTGATGGCAGGAACCTGGACAGCTGGGTATCTGACAAAGGCGGCGCCGCTCCCTGGACCATCAAGGACGGGGCCATGACCGTAGCCAAAGGCAAAGGCGGTATCAAAACCAAAGAAACGTTCGAGGACTTTCAGCTGCATATCGAGTTCCGCACCCCTGAAGTGGTAAAAGGCGAAGGCCAGGGCCGCGGCAACAGCGGTATTTTCCTGCAGGAATTTTATGAGCTGCAGGTGCTGGATAACTATAATAACAAGACCTATTCAAACGGGCAGGTGGGCAGCATATACAAGCAGGCCATCCCCCTCGCCAATCCCAGCAGGAAACCCGGCGAATGGCAAACCTACGATGTGATCTGGACGGCCCCCCGCTTCAATGAGGACGGCAGCCTGAAATCACCCGCCCGCGTCACCGCATTGCTGAACAATGTGCTGGTGCAGAACAATTTTGAGTTGCTCGGCAAAACCCTGTATATCGGCAAACCCTTCTACGAGAAACACGGCGCAAAATCGATAGCGCTGCAGGACCATGGGGACCTGGTGAGTTTCCGGAATATCTGGGTGAGGAAATTGTAA
- a CDS encoding Gfo/Idh/MocA family protein — protein MNRRHFLYNTSAILAGSALLPSALRAVAPSDTINFGVIGVNGMGWSDLSAMLGHPEARCLALCDVDRNVLDKRAGELAKKDIKVQLYADYRQMLDNKDIDAVIIGTPDHWHCLQMADACSAGKDIYVEKPIGNSIAECRAMVNAQQRHNRVVQVGQWQRSMQHFADAIAFVHSGKLGNVRLVKAWAYMGWMKSIPKKDITQPPAGVDYKAWLGPAQQRPFDPNRFHFNFRWYWDYAGGLMTDWGVHLVDYALYGMKASNPKSVVASGGKFAYPDDAAETPDTLTAIYEFDGFNMQWEHATGIDGGPYGRTHGIAFIGNNGTLVLDRGGWEVIAEKDRMEAIPYRKASDNGLVKHTRNFLDVIKSRKLEDLHCDIQTGANVAVNAQMGNIAFKTGQKVYWDAGKQQFTSKDANKLITPQYHNNYKLPK, from the coding sequence ATGAACAGAAGGCATTTCTTATACAACACCTCTGCTATTCTTGCAGGTTCCGCGTTGTTACCCTCCGCATTACGGGCCGTAGCCCCAAGCGACACCATCAATTTTGGCGTGATCGGCGTCAACGGCATGGGCTGGAGCGATCTCAGCGCCATGCTCGGCCACCCCGAAGCCCGCTGCCTAGCGCTCTGCGATGTTGACCGCAACGTACTGGACAAACGGGCCGGCGAACTGGCGAAGAAAGACATCAAAGTGCAGCTGTATGCCGATTACCGGCAAATGCTGGACAATAAGGATATCGATGCCGTGATCATCGGCACACCGGATCACTGGCACTGCCTCCAGATGGCGGATGCCTGCTCTGCCGGGAAAGACATTTATGTAGAAAAGCCCATCGGCAATTCCATTGCGGAATGCCGAGCCATGGTGAACGCACAGCAGCGGCATAACCGGGTAGTGCAGGTAGGCCAGTGGCAGCGCAGCATGCAGCATTTTGCAGACGCCATCGCCTTCGTGCATTCCGGCAAGCTCGGAAACGTGAGGCTGGTCAAAGCATGGGCATATATGGGCTGGATGAAGTCCATCCCCAAAAAAGACATTACACAACCACCTGCCGGAGTGGATTACAAGGCCTGGCTGGGACCCGCGCAGCAGCGGCCTTTCGACCCGAACCGCTTTCATTTCAACTTCCGCTGGTACTGGGATTATGCCGGCGGGCTGATGACCGATTGGGGCGTGCACCTTGTCGACTACGCCCTCTACGGCATGAAAGCCTCCAATCCCAAATCCGTAGTGGCCTCCGGCGGAAAGTTCGCCTATCCCGATGATGCCGCCGAAACACCGGATACCCTCACCGCCATTTATGAGTTCGACGGCTTCAACATGCAATGGGAACACGCCACCGGCATAGACGGCGGTCCATATGGCCGTACGCACGGCATTGCCTTCATCGGCAACAACGGCACCCTGGTGCTGGACCGCGGCGGATGGGAAGTGATTGCGGAAAAAGACAGGATGGAAGCCATCCCCTACCGGAAAGCATCAGACAACGGCCTGGTGAAACATACCCGCAACTTCCTCGACGTGATCAAATCCCGCAAGCTGGAAGATCTCCACTGCGATATTCAGACTGGCGCCAACGTAGCCGTAAATGCCCAGATGGGCAACATCGCCTTCAAAACCGGGCAAAAGGTATACTGGGATGCCGGCAAACAGCAATTCACCAGCAAAGACGCCAACAAACTGATCACACCACAATATCATAACAACTATAAACTGCCTAAATAA